The following proteins come from a genomic window of Sesamum indicum cultivar Zhongzhi No. 13 linkage group LG10, S_indicum_v1.0, whole genome shotgun sequence:
- the LOC105172212 gene encoding nucleolar transcription factor 1-like has product MAFRGRGRGRGGFGGGGFRPAKQEPLELFPEIEGLGTAEYSTAQIELIKWSSGLHKYCNSSPYYYEDRSERPEKVDKPDIERYSDRNLHSGKVRPPLWHFIKLDADHVPTELARGEKKQKLVKRVRWNPESDLQKLDLFEKLEQKHQGQEGTEKKENEEEEEDGGNEEDEGEFSDEGDYEQAEYCDDDEDDFNMADDNNDEPFY; this is encoded by the coding sequence ATGGCCTTCAGAGGAAGGGGCCGCGGACGCGGTGGCTTCGGCGGTGGTGGATTCCGACCGGCAAAGCAAGAGCCTTTGGAACTGTTTCCAGAAATTGAGGGTTTGGGTACTGCAGAGTATTCGACTGCTCAAATTGAGTTGATAAAATGGTCTTCGGGTTTGCACAAGTATTGCAACTCCTCTCCTTATTATTATGAAGATAGAAGTGAACGCCCTGAGAAAGTAGACAAACCAGACATAGAAAGATATTCGGATAGGAATTTGCATTCAGGAAAGGTTAGACCACCACTCTGGCACTTCATAAAACTGGATGCAGATCATGTTCCGACCGAGCTAGCTAGAGGTGAGAAGAAGCAAAAGCTTGTTAAGAGAGTTCGATGGAACCCCGAATCAGACTTGCAGAAACTGGATCTCTTTGAGAAGCTTGAACAGAAGCATCAGGGCCAAGAAGGaactgaaaagaaagaaaatgaagaggaagaagaagatggaggaaatgaagaagatgaaggaGAATTTAGTGATGAGGGCGATTATGAACAGGCTGAATattgtgatgatgatgaagatgatttCAATATGGCTGATGACAACAATGATGAGCCATTTTATTGA